Proteins from a genomic interval of Nitrospina gracilis Nb-211:
- a CDS encoding D-alanine--D-alanine ligase, producing the protein MQSLNGKTIGVLMGGLSKEREVSLTTGREVMQAIRRLGLKAVEIDVTHDVWTQVKDAGIDLAFLALHGTYGEDGTIQGLLEYARIPYTGSGVLGSAVAYNKVTSKEVFMQNGIPTAAYQVVRKAERDAFQRHLDLPVVVKPSDQGSSLGVTIVREAGEFDAALDLAFRYTEEVVVEQYIEGKLLAIGMHGEQPMPIVHIRPKSGFYDYESKYTKGKTEYICPADLSGIERETCQQVAIAVCRALKGRGFPRVDVILDDTGVPYVLEMNTIPGMTPTSLLPMAAKEAGMSFDDLVLEILKSATRDYMD; encoded by the coding sequence TTGCAGTCTTTAAACGGAAAAACCATCGGCGTCCTGATGGGCGGCCTGTCGAAAGAACGGGAAGTCTCCCTGACCACGGGCCGCGAAGTGATGCAGGCTATCCGGCGATTGGGCCTGAAAGCCGTGGAGATCGACGTCACGCACGACGTGTGGACGCAGGTCAAGGACGCGGGCATCGATCTCGCCTTTCTCGCATTGCACGGCACTTACGGCGAGGACGGCACCATCCAGGGCCTTCTGGAATACGCACGGATCCCGTACACCGGCTCCGGCGTTCTGGGCAGTGCGGTGGCCTACAACAAGGTCACCTCGAAGGAGGTTTTCATGCAAAACGGCATCCCCACCGCCGCGTACCAGGTGGTGCGCAAGGCAGAGCGCGACGCGTTTCAGCGTCACCTCGACCTGCCGGTGGTAGTGAAGCCGTCGGACCAGGGATCGAGCCTCGGTGTCACCATCGTGCGCGAGGCGGGAGAGTTCGACGCGGCGCTGGACCTGGCGTTCCGCTACACGGAGGAAGTGGTGGTCGAACAGTACATCGAAGGCAAACTGCTGGCCATCGGCATGCACGGCGAACAGCCGATGCCGATCGTGCACATCCGGCCGAAGTCGGGTTTCTACGACTACGAGTCGAAGTACACGAAGGGAAAGACGGAATACATCTGCCCGGCGGATCTGAGCGGTATCGAGCGCGAAACCTGCCAGCAGGTGGCCATCGCCGTGTGCCGCGCGCTCAAGGGACGCGGCTTTCCGCGCGTGGATGTGATTCTGGACGACACCGGCGTGCCGTACGTTCTGGAGATGAACACGATTCCCGGCATGACGCCGACCAGCCTTCTGCCGATGGCGGCGAAGGAAGCGGGGATGAGCTTCGACGACCTCGTGCTGGAAATTCTGAAAAGCGCCACGCGCGATTACATGGACTGA